The DNA sequence TAAGATAAGCCTACAGTGAAAAGCATGAATCATAATCAGCATCAGTATTCTTACCTGCACGTTGTCCAGCAGCTTGTTCTTTGCCTTTGCTGCCAATTCTGTGAACAGCAGGAGGTCGACTTTCTCCATGGGATCCATTTTCTGGAGGTCGGGATGACCGAGCAGCTCCTTACTGGAAGACAACCACGAATAATGACATCAGAGATGAACagcaaaagaacattttgaattaagTTCATGCATAGCAGATAATAGCTTACATACCTCAGATACGCATGCAGGATCCAGTTCATCAGCACAAAGGATTTCTTACAGGACTGGACGTTCTTGAGCAGCTCATCAATGTGACCGAGTGTCTGACGATGGTAGCAATTAATCAGGCATTCAGTCAAACCCATTTCCTCCAACAGAGGACTCAGCCTCAAGAGCTCATTGGGCACAGTCTCCTGCACATTGATCAGGTGCTGGTGAAGGTTCTGGTCCAGATCCGACGGCGGTTTTGGAAGGTGCTGGGACACTGATGCTTGTATGAGGCAAACagctctctgcttctgctgagCTGAGTCGGTCTCAGGCCGCAGTGAGCAACACGATCCATCCTCAGAGGGGTTGACATCAGGGGTCACACCCAGGAGTTCAGCCAGTTCCTGCAGTGGGATCTCCTTCTCCACCTGGGTGGTGCAGGTGTTCTGATCCAAGGGGTTGTCGTACCCGCTGTATCCTATGAAAGAGTTAACAGCATTGTTAATGCAAAGAAACTGTGTTAAACCCAAAAGGGGTTTCATTTGGGAGTTTCTGCACACAGCCACTAGGGGGCAATCACTATGTTTTGCTTCACTTTGGAGGATCTATTTCAGTACGTCATCCATCATTTGGATACAGTTAATGGTTGCTTGACACATACATATCAATTAAAAACCTAGATAGCAGGGTGCCGCTAACCTTTGTTCCCAGTCTGGCCCGGTGCCCACTCTGTACTGCCGCACAAAAATCCCCTGCTGCCCAAAAATCACTTTCCCTGTAAAGCTCCACTACAAAATACGCAACTCTAATGACACCAAGGACTGTAAACAAGGCCAATTATGATTCTTTCTATTAATAATTTCTCATCCATCCTCACAGCTGGCTCTTGTTTCAACCACAACATGGCACAGAGTGATTTCAGGTCACACTGAATGTGCCCGCTCAGGTATTCCCCTCCCACTCCTGCAGATCCGGTTTGATCCGGTCAGATTGCACCTGTAATATCGTCCTAATGATGCTCCAAACCTCTTGATTTAACTACATAAATCCGGTGATGCTCAcagtttttaacatgttttccGTACTccatttctttgtcttttctaatctttaaaacacttgtgaattcagaggagtcagaagagCAGTCTTGTTGCATTTCTCGCGAACATTTTCCTGTGGCACATGTTCTTTGCTTAGATTAACCCTTTATAGCTCAGTTTTCATTCAAGAAAAGATTAAGTATTCAACAAACTTGTACTGAAGTGGCCGTAGACAGAAGtaagaatgataataataatgatttatgCATTCAAACCaacaacatatatataaataagaGACTCTTACCATCTTGTATGTCGTTGTTGTTATTCTCTATAAGAGGCTTCCTGCTGTCTGCTCCCCAGGATTTGctcctttttcttattttcaaaaacttCTTCATCTCCAGTTGTGCAGTCCGAACGATTCAGCTCCTGCtactgtgtctctgcagagatTTGTTCTATCTGTGAgtcagagcagctctgtgactcCTTATATAGGCTGGGTGGGGATTTTCCCAGCACATCATCTGCACTGCAGCCTTTCTGTTAGCCTTACTTTCACTTTCCTCTAACTGTAGCTGCTTCCCATTTTCAGAGGGAAAGCTGTTGCATCATGCtgagtaaaaaacaacaacatgaaatattcaaactgcagctgctgatgctgctgcttctaACAATTATAACTATTATGATACTAAAGTGTACATTAAGTATTTTGGCAACcatcctttttccttttttcagagctttttgactgacagcacaaatgtgcttgtttcagtttcagggtcctgttTCATGTTGTCATGTCTTATTGGGACACTTTGATAGAAACAGAGCCACGTGTCTATATCAATAATACCTGAGGGGTCAAAATGTCAACAGGGAATATGCTAACATCAATATTGTCTCATGATACAGTTTAAATGCAGATTTGTTTATAGCGTAACTTTAATATAAAATCAACATCAGTTGAATCTTCTGACTAATCGATATCTGCCTGAAATCTAAAAAACTTAAACATTGTTTGCAAAATAAGAATTCTTGACCATGTTTTTCACGTCTTAGATCTCACAggtatatttctgttttctctcgTTCTTATCTGAccaaaaatatagatttttgttttgtggatgacACTATTTTTAGTACATTTCCCAGTGGATGTTAATGTAAACCCTGACCTTAGTTCATCATGTATCACAGACACAATCATAATCCTATTCTCAAAGCTTAGTCTTGTGATTGCTATGTTACATACATACTGATCATTAGTTTCTTGTTTTCCTGCTCACCTgaaaagcagaaacaacagGGAAGTGAGAGGGAGTGAAACTCTGCGCCTTCATGTATCTGTGGATGATCAGATAACATGCATGCCTTTGTAATGAGTCACGAGTcgaaagctgctgctgtctaCAATAAATCTCCCACTGGCAAACTGTATGAAAAAGCAAAgttgaaaacaaactgaggtGTGGAACAGTTTGAATTGTCTgaatgacatgtttgtgttcagaccGTTGTAGGTGTTTCTCAGGCTGATAATGATTACATCAAGATTTCCATTCCAGAGAACAAAAGGCAGTTAGAGAGTGAAAGCTCTCAGGGATATTCCCCACCGTCAATTCCACATGCAAAGCCAAGGGGAATATCCAGTATCCAACTTAAGTGCTGTCTTCAGAAGAGCCGGACATTCCCACAAATCCACACATTCAAGTATTTCATTATATTTACTATTTATAATCCCAAAGTGGGAAATTCttctttccattgtttttttaatagcaaataaatcataattcaaatattgtttcacatgtttacaatGTTTGGTAACTGTTTGATTATTTCGTCTTAGTTAGGAAAGTTGGGTTCTTTTAGTCTCTTCCACATGGTGGAAGGAAGGTATAAGGTGGAAtgtatacagtttattattaattcaacaaTGGCATTGTATCGGTATCGGGTATCATCAGATGCACAAAGCCCAGGCATCTGTATCAGTTGGAACAGTTGGATCGATGCATCCCTAGATGCCAGCTCCCAAGGTTTCATCGCATCGTAAATGAGATGACGAGATAGATGAGAGCAGCCGTACGGCACTTTCATTTTTATCAGAAGGACGGACAGTAGTGACATGCCTAAGTTGTTGTGCATTCTTCAGatcaaaaatgttgtgatatttaatTTGTGGTTGTGGTTGATCGATGTATATCATAACACAGTGATTCTGAACAAGCACTGACTGTATATGAATATAGACAACACAGCAGCTCCCCTGAAGCCTCTTTGCTGAACTCATGTTCATAtaaggaggtggaggggactGTGGATAATTTTGATGATCattgtttaaacaaaaaaaaaaacaatggtcaTAGTTTTCTAATACCAATAATATTTAAGACttgagtttttttcctttttgtctgtctttgtgtctcagaGAGTGATGGATGAGGCCTACAAGCTCATCGCTCACACTCACCTCAAACATCTCGTCCGAAGCAgccagaagaaagaagaagaagtgctgGAGTCCTGATTTTGTGCAAAAAGTAACTGAAGATGCTGAGAGTCTTCACGACACCATCTCAGACCTGGTGAGACCAACATTTTGCTATAAATCACTGTAAACAGCTTGTTCATGACGTTTAGCCTTTGCTGTATCAGGCCCCTGGTGTCCAACAGAGGAACCTCATGCTGCTGAAAATCTCAGAGCTGCTGGGCTGCAACGACATCGACGCAGTGAGGCTCACAGTTGCGAGCATGCAGTCAGAATGTCCCACATGGAGGTAAATCaatcttttaaatcaaaattttgCCCATAATTGGCGAAAAGGAAGATGTGCGCAGTGACACAAGACGTTAAGAGACTTAACGGCACATTGACCAATAACCATCATCAACCAGTTTTGGCTCAGATGGATAGCAGCAACTATCAGGGAGCTTTTACACTTGAAGGAGCTTCTTACTTTGGATATTTGAAGTATATTCTGATGTTAATACATAGAATAGAGTCATGATACTCCAAATCCATGACTTGATCTTACTTTCTATTTATGGTCAtgatttgaattttatttttttcatagaCCTGCCTCCCATGAACAGTTGGAGGGGAGTTGCTTTTAAAACCCACACACAGATCCATATTCCACCGCATCTGGTCTGTGTACCAGCGGGTACGTGTGAGTTAGACTAAATGTTGATCATTTCTGAACAAGCATTGTTCAAAAAGGAAAGGTTCAAAGGAATTTTTAAAACCTTCTCATTTCTCATTATTCAATTCAACatgaactttttctttcttaaggCTACTGTATTGTGTTATGCTTATCTTTGCATTGAACCACACTTTAAACACAGACTCTgttcaaatctatttttttaatttatagaTGAATAGTGTGTACTCTGTATTTATCTAGACATCTCCAGGCCTCAGGAAACGATGGTATagatgtgggtgtgttttttgctggtttacaaaaaaacacatttattaaatcagattgtagtagattttatagtgcagagtgatgtcatgcacatggttacagactgctatatTATTCTGTATTATGACATGATAATCCTGAGAGAAATCCCCTTTTTGCCAGATGTGTCTataatctgattacatcttcttttttattgttacaatcagaatacacacacacacacacacacacatatatatctgcATGTCATCATGATGTTATACTAaagtgcctcctcctctctccaggtgaacagtggacttgtcttcagcttcaggtggaacagctctgacctgtatggtgatcagacctggagaggagagacacctggtccaacaaggtcagtgcaatataGGGGCaaaaattaaaagcagaaagtgtgagatttgtcagttgctgttcattaatactctagtATCAGTATATTATTCTagatagtcgagtctcattcacaggtcgttgaaaaccgacagtttgggttggcagaagccacTACAGTGTCTctgttgggacactagtctctctccctctttctctgtttgtctaacaaactaattaaaaaggcaaacaaatttgcaaacaaGCAATGTACAAGTTACTTCAATGATAAATAAAAGAGGGAAGCaaaagtagtattttaaatgggtttttgtttactgagaggaaatatacaCAGTATGTCTGAGTAGAACGCCTGCATGTATTTGATCTCATttgtatataatataaatgatataattatattttatttaacatgtgtatctacactgttcagccacaacattaaaacaactgacaagtgaagtgatcattgatcatcttgttacaatcaaatgttctgctgggaaactctGAGTTCTGTAATTTttgtggagcctctttgacaaacaccacccaccaaAACACCGTTCAACCAgctacaccccctcatggcaaagaacccaaggtgtcaaactggctgcctcattctccagatcccagtCCAGTTGAGCATTTGTTGGATGcaccagaaccaactcccatccattACatccactgggtggagccacagacagccGACCTGaatcttattctactgtcagatcataatgacaattttagcaaatataacaaaaaaaaaaatagttaacaGACAACAGCTTTAAGTTAACTCTGGATCACAGTTTGAATTGGAGTTTAAAGTTTTGGTTCAGCAGAATTAAAAATATTCTAGGTTTAGAGTCAAAACTAGAGAGCAGTGCATATTGAACTGTTTCAGTTCCAGGGTATGATGCAACAAAATTTAAACTTAAATCATGATTTAACCAGAATTAAGAGTTTATCCTTGTTGGTGCATTCTCTTGTTTCAGTAAATGAGCTGGAGCTTCAGGTGAGAGGACACACCCACTGGTCCTCAGTGAGATCACACCTGTTTACTTTAATTACCTGGACCGACCTCAGTGTGGACGGATGTGTCTGAGAGGAAACCTGCCTGAGTCGTGTTCCtaacatgaaaaaacaagtgACATTTGCAGAAAGTCAGACGATCCACAGGCTCCATCATCTTTTAAAATTAGCCCTAATTATATTTTTCACCTGTGAGTTTGTGTAAAACTTTTATATTTCTCAGGCTGATGATTATTACAGCAACAATTCCATTCCAGAGAACAAAATGCATTGAGAGAGTGACAGCTCTCAGGGATATTCCCCCCCCAGCCAAGGGGAATATCCAGTATTCAACTTAACTACCATGTTCAGGAGAGCAGGACATTCTCCAAAATCCCAACAAACCGACACATTCAAGTTCAAGTATTTGTTTGATGCAAGAAGAGTCAGAACACCAGTGGGTGGAGCCAAAATGCCTCCTAACCCAGCTGAGGCTTTAAAAGAGGTTTTATGTGGTTGCAGGGCTGACTTTTGTTTTCGTGGCTTTTTGATGTCATGCAGACCAGAGTTCAGTTTCAACAGAGCTTTTAACAACAAATGCATGTCTGAGTCAGTATTGAGAATATAAAATCACATCAAACAAGAGAGAAAGCACTTCAATACAATACTATATAcaatggaaataaaagagagaaagctATCAATACGTTGGTATCTcgatagaaataaaacaattaaatagATAATTGAGTCTCCATTAGGCTGCACTGTACTTAAGGACAACACCTCTCATTCTTGTCATATCACCAGGGTTAAAACTATTCAGATTTTTGGAGGAACTTGTTGTAAAGCTGAAACTACATAATAAACCATCACCTACCAAAGCACAGATAAGCATCCTTaatttgtaaaagaaaaggcacatttttgcataaaaaaaaaataatttaattaacttAATTTTAATATCCTGTTAATAATTTTGAATCAAAGCTTATAAAATCATATCTTTGTCTTTAGATTAGAGAGTGAAAGCAGAAACTGAGTGGGCgaacattttggaaaatcagCTCTGTCCCCTTCTCTGCTTGTTGCTGTTGATCCTCTGTGGAGAAGCTCATTATAAATAACAGCACTCTACTAAAAAGTTCGTCTGCCTGGGTTCATGTTCAGGAAGAGCACCTAGCACCTGCTTAGTCTGCGATTTAGAGAGACCCTTCCATACTAGCAGTGTGGACAGgagctcctcatcctctctgtaGCTGAGGGGAAAACACAAGAAGAGTTAGTAAGATGCAGTCCCTCTAATGGCCACTAGATGCTTGTTTTAAGACAATCCAATATTAGTAAATAGCTGAGAGCCCGAACTTCTTGATATCTTGATGTAATAAAATCTCTTTAAAAGCACTTCATGAACGCCAGGACTGACAAATAGACAATGTGGCACTGTCTATATTGTGCTGTGGTACCTGCCTCTTACTCACAACAAATTATTTGACCCAATTTTTATACTGTGGCACAGTTATAGTTTGCAGAGGGCCAAAGCAACTCTACCAGGAATGCTGAATTGCCCAAACTGTGATCTTCATTGCCTCGATGTCTTTATCCTCCAGCAGCTCTGGGAGCTTCCACTGTTCAACACCAGGGGCCTGATGCAAGAGAGGCAAAACGTCATTAAGAAATAAGAACAAGCACTCTGTTTCCAGTGAATAATACCAAAATGTTGTTCTCACCAGTTTTGAGATGGTGTCGTGAAGAAGCTCTGCATCTTCAATGACTTTTTGTACAACATCAGGACTCCAGCACTTTCTCAGTTTCCTTTGGCTGCTTCGGACGAGATGTTTGAGGTAAGTGTGAGCAATGAGCTTGTAGGCCTCGTCCATCACTCtctgagagacacaaagacagtttgtgttcTGACACcaacaataacagcagcaccataaataacaaatatgttcATTCTAATAGAATTGCttgattttcattgtttgatgtatcaaattaaagtgaaaatagATTTCCAGTGTACTGCTGAGGATGTAATTTTAAATATACCTTTTGTATGTCCGGACACCACGACACCTTAGGGAAATGTGTCTCTACATCAGATATCAAGAAGAATTGACCGTACTTGGTTTTAAAGTAATTCTGAAGGTGCATCTGTGGGACAGAAATTGTGCAAAAACATAACTTTGATATTTGTTTGACTATTTATAGGACAAAAATTAACTTTCATAATTCACAGCTACCTCTGTCATGTCAGCAACAATTTCCATCAGAAGTTTCAAAGTAAAATCCTCCATGTTTTCAAGCGTTGCCTCAATTTCCTGGATAAGGGAATCTTCAATGCCATCACTTTTATTCTGGACGTACTCCCTGAGAGGAAATAtcataaatgtcatttaaaagaaTCGTCATCATCATTTCCTCTCCGGGAACCATGACCTTATCGTTGTGGAGAGGTCTGAGTGTCCCGATGAACCTGGGAGCTAGGTTGTCAGGAGCCATGTGCTCCCGGTAGGGTCTCTCAAGGCAAGTTGGTCTCAGGTGAGGGGCCAGACTAAGTATGGTTCACAAATACCCCATGAAAGATAGAGATGTGAGGCGAGAGACCCTGCCCACGTCCGGAGCCAGGCCCGGACGGAGGACCCATGAgtgagcgcctggtggccgggtctgCCAAGGGGGAATTTGGCGAGGTCATGGAGAAGGACTTTCGGGCAGCGCCAAAGCACTTTTGGAAACCCGTCCGGCAACTCAGGAGGGGGAAACGGGGAACCATCCAAGCTGTGTGCAGCAAGGATGGGACCTTGTTGACTTAAACTGAGGAGGTCATAGGGCAGTGGAAGGAGTACTTTCCACTTTCCACTGAAGGAGTGGCAAACAGGTATGGTGGTCCCTCTCTTTAAGAAGGGGGACCAGGGCTGTGCCTCGTCCCCAATCCTGTTTGTGATATACATAGACAGGATTTGAGGTGCAGTCGTGGTGTGGAGGGGTTACAGGTCGGTGGCCTGAAGATCGCAtcactgctttttgcagatAATGTGGTCTTGATGGAACCATCGGCTGTAGATCTACAATGCTCACTGGATCAGTTCGCAGTGTGTGAAGCGGCAAGGATGAGGATCAGCACCTCTAAATCTGACGCCATGGTTCTCAGAAGGAAACCAGTGGATTGCCTTCTCCAGATGGGGAATGGGTCC is a window from the Acanthopagrus latus isolate v.2019 chromosome 16, fAcaLat1.1, whole genome shotgun sequence genome containing:
- the LOC119034361 gene encoding uncharacterized protein LOC119034361 is translated as MKWVLVPYLSQDLLVHPDHQENAPIKKGDFPLSTELVAKAEKLLLENVQTEVRKCLDQILLTDRNQDVCDSEESFIGLYVDIIQLVNVMPEQAQEINSKLSHDIREVCFQELKMFLGRYTAEQTEILEKKAKKAIPNQIRFLKTLKTCKEIKEYVQNKSDGIEDSLIQEIEATLENMEDFTLKLLMEIVADMTEMHLQNYFKTKYGQFFLISDVETHFPKVSWCPDIQKRVMDEAYKLIAHTYLKHLVRSSQRKLRKCWSPDVVQKVIEDAELLHDTISKLAPGVEQWKLPELLEDKDIEAMKITVWAIQHSCYREDEELLSTLLVWKGLSKSQTKQVLGALPEHEPRQTNFLVECCYL